TGAGCATTTGGTCGTTTCATCGTAACAAAAACTCACCCGGCTATAGTGCATGTAATTTGCATATCGATGGAAGAAAATATTCATCGTTTCTACGGTAGATTTTTCCCGAGACAACAGCTTAACTGAGGATATTCCAATTTAAAATCCACAATTGGACCTGTagtgatgattttttttatttccaagcGTTTACGGTCCATGTTTTTTGGTTACACACGGGACGGCCGTTCTCTATGTCTACCATCAAAATGGTGAATATTTCACAAAATCGTGGAGCTCTGTACGTCGCGCAGTGGAGAGTGCCCACAAATTTTATTCTGTGCGTTTTTACATTGATGTTAGTACTTTTGAGTTATCATTCATACGTTTCTAGATCAGGTCCCACATTTGAGAAAATAGCTTTTAACTTTAGGTATGTCACGCCTTGCACATTCCAGTGTTTGGTATGAGGTATTTTAGAAAATTCATAACTCCAGCAAACTGTAACAAAATAAACTTGTTAAACGGTTAAAATGTTGAGGAAAGATGAAACTTTTGCTTGTAAAACATTGAGCCTATTAGAATAAAAAACTGTGTTTTGGCAGCGTCCGACGTTCATAGCAAAATTCCAGAGTCTGTCAGAGCAATTTAGCCAGTTTCGAGGGCATTTTGAAAATCGTctcgaaaaaaatgaaaaaatcgcATTGATTGGAATAAATGCGATATTTGTACATTGGATATAATGGTTgactttcactgaaaaaatgaGGCCAATCGGTGAAGGTCCGAAATTTGCTTTATCCGTTCTTACGCGGACAGCCTCTTAAGAGTTAGACTATTAATTAGTCGAAATAGCAACAATGAAGTAACTGTTATAAATTAATATGTCGTATTTTAATCCCTGAAAAGAATTTTGCATCCCAAGTAGGAAAGATCGCGGCCTCATCGAATGCCTACTTGCTAATCAATTTATGGTATTAAAATTGAGGAACGTTATCACTTTAAGACGTCcgtttttatttttgctgaCGTAGGTTGATAGGCAGCTTATATTTAGATGTAATCTAATGCTTATATTTAGATGTATCTTCTATCATATTAGATTAAAAGGAGATGTGAATTCTTACTTTTTGATAGATTCAAATACGGAATAAAACTCCGGTTCAGGTTCTAGTGCCGTGATGTCCATAAAAATCGGGTCGCCGTAGGCATTAGAAGGGGCTGGCAGAAGGGGATGCATCATGGTCCTTCCGGAACTGTCGGCCATGAAAGCATAACTTGATTGGCCCTTCTGAAAGTAGGTGATTTCAGAAAGAAGGTCCGCCATATTTATGTCCGTGCCAACAACACCGATGAATTTGCCTTGGTGATAACAAGGCAGTGTTATGGATGTTAAAAGACCTGTTGGCAGAAAACGGTTGTTAATGGACTTCTTAAAATAATGAATGGACGAAGAAACTACCAATCGTTAAGTGACATGGTTAAAAAGGTCAACAAGTAACTTTGTAGTATATATATCCCAAGAACTGCACCATTTGGTTTTGAGCAAGATTTTATCACTCAGGTAACTACGTTATTGAGAGTTAGGTCTAGGACATCATCGATATTATGTTGTCATTCCAGCGGGTACCATATCATAAGTAGTATTTtgacataattattaaatattagcCACTATTTCTTCAAAATACTTAAGTAGGCCTACCAGAATGTAGTAAAGCTTAAGGGGAATAACTTCTACGTAATTTCAGTTGGTTTTCTTGGAATGACCACGAAATATATTCCCTGATAATTTAAAACCCAATATATGATCCCTTGGTTCATTTAGTAACGTCTCGCATACACCCATTAGTGCCTTACCTGTTCCAAAGGCGTCCACATAAGGAATGGATATGATTGGTTCATCACGGATGGTGTTTGTTGAGAAGAAGTCGTAGTATGTTGCCAAGTCCCTTCGTAAGTTATTCGTGTTTGAAACATAGGTGAATTTTCCAGCctttgataatgataataaaataataaataactttatttaattggCAAATGCATTTAGCAAAATGTTTTACtagttggggacactgtaaatgaaatagaaaataaactattaaaaatCTTAATGGTGGGAGGCTGACCATTTGGCTATTTACACAACGCCGTCGAGGAGTTGAATAATCCTGAGAGTGGTAgggaaaatgatttgatcagGGACCTCAAGATTTTAAATCCAGTGCCCTAAACCACTCAGCTAGATGGTCTCTCCAAAGAGGAAATAAAGATTTGATCGCAAATGTTAACCCAAGCCCTCTAGTTGTGTTCAAAATGCGATTATCAGTTCAAAACCTACTAAGAAAATTTTGACCCAATTTGACAGTCAATTTAAATGCAGTTTAGTAATCAGATATTTGCCTATTACGCATGAATTCCAGCTCTTGTATTAATATATTGAGTAGAAACATGATTTTCTCGCATTGCTGTTACAGTACTTACAGGGACGTCAGGTGCTTTCGGGATGCCGTAATTACTCCCATCTTGTTGAGCAATATCTTTGAGGATTTGTAAGTCCGCAAGCATGCCATAAGTCATTATGACAACTGCATTGTTCAGCTCTGCGTTCTTCGTTTTTATCATCTGCATGATATCACCTGCGTCGTCGGTTGGTTCACCATCTGTTAGAAAAAGAATGACTTTTTTCCTGGAAGGACCTTTTGCAGGAGATGAGCCCTTCAGTAAGTTGAAGGCCAGAGTGAATGCTCTGGAATAATTCGTACCTcctgtttgaaagaaaataacgaGACAGGACTGTTATTGGTCATCACCATACAGTTGGAATAAGTTAGAATACAGTTAACCTGAGATCATTTTGGGGAAGGAGGGCATGATACATTTACTGTACAGATCGCATgtaaaaaagccaaaatttggcTTTTTTTCTGATTGGTCGGGAAACGATAGAGCTCTTGCAGcctcgctccgattggttacagaaaTGCAAATCATACTTTGTAAATCAGTTAACATCTGATCATATTATGGCCGCTTGAACAGGAATGATGTTTAGAatctgtttacagctgctgttgcaGCGACTTCAGactgtttttcaaaaatctttaaaggaagAGCAGAGAGAATGCATCCGAATAATGGTTTGTCTGAAAGAAGATATTGTAGTTGTACTTCGTATACGGGATTTACAGCCCCGAACATTCCAGAAAAAATGCATCGTTCCACTTCCACCGACTCGAAGATGTTTGTCGTTGTGGTAAGTCTTTCGGAATACATTCGGAAGCAACAAGTCGTGAATCCAAAAAGGGCCGAATAGATCTTTGTGCTGCCACATTCGcggaatcagccgagcttgacagagaaattaGACATTGTTTACGGAGACGCTGAACAATGGTTTAGTGACACTTACAAAATAGTAGTTGAGTAGCTGCACCTGGAAAACTACTGggggatttgcagaaatactAGTAGCTTTGATTGTATGGATAAAGTCTGACTTCGTGGACATTCCAGCAAGAGTTCGATAGGGTCTAAAAGTACTCACGAGTGACCACGAGTGACAACGAGtgaccacgagtaaccacgagtgaCCACGAGTGAGATTTAATCAAAATATCTCAGTGCTGTTATTATGACGTCATTACGGAGTCATTTTCACAGTATTTCATCAAATAATTACTTACTCACGAAAACTGAAGTTATTTACTGTATAAATGCATAGCGGATGATTTGAAATAtcttccgaaaaaaaaaaaagaaaactcttcgtactccccccttccccacccccacccccaccccatctctctctctctctctccctctctttTGGAGATGTTTAAATACTTGCAGTGTAGACTATACATTGCAGATTGCACATGGAATGAAAGGAAACCCAAACACTAAACACTAAATATAAGTTTAAAACAAAACGATTATAATAATAGTCATAAATATCGCATGACCATTTTATTTGGCTCTATTTTAACAACCCAATTAATGATGTCAATGATCAACCCTTAGctttggaaaatttccatttTCAAATCTGTTGCCGACGAGATGTCTGGACAAGAAATGTTTCCTTACTCGGAACTGATCAGCTCAGGCGACCACCACAAACCGTATATACTTTCTGTGTACCACGCCTTTCTTGTCACTAGAGCTGGGAGTACATCTCTGCTCCAACGCTTCCAGAAGGAGTCTACAATTTTCTGCACAAATTCTACGCGGCGTCGCGGGTTTTTCGTGTCGTTGAATGGGCCTTGAGGAACTTCCGATGTTGCTCTTCCAAGGAGCATGTCGTTCGGACACAAATATTTTCCATCATCCGGGTCATTTGGAACACGGCCGATAGGGCGTTGATTTACGAGATTTCCGAGTTCTAGCAGGCATGTGTACAACTCGAAAGGACTCAGAACCTGCTCTCCAATTGCCTTCTTTAGGGCATGCTTACAACTTTTAACGAGTGCTTCAGCACAGCCATTCTGATGGGGGGCAGTTGGAGCAGTGAACAGCCAGTTGATGCTTCTTTCAGCGCAGAAATCACGGAGTTTGTCAGAATCTAAACCTTCGACCATTTCACGCAGTTCTCGCTCTGCGCCAACCATCTGCGACCCACTGTCGCTCAACAGCACTGCCGGGTATCCATGGATGGAGAAAAATCTCCTTAGCACCTGGATAAATTCCATTGTTGAGAGGTCAACTGCTAATTCCAGGTGGACGGCTCTCGTGTTTAAGCAGGTGAAGATGACGCCATAGTGGATTTTGGTCTTGTTGCGCCCTATCTTCACATTATATGGGCCAAAGTAATCGCATGAGGAGTAGTGGAACGGCGAGGTTTGTGGTGATAAGCGGAGAGCCGGCAGGTCTCCCATCAACTGTGTCTCTGCCTTATGTGCCATTTCTCGACAAGTAACACAGTTAAATTTCACCGTCTTACTGAGCTTGTTCGCTTTTAGGATCCAGTATTTTCGTCTGACTTTTGCAGTCGTTGTGGCTACTCCGGAATGCCCATGGTTGTGCACATTGCGTGTGATTAACAGGGATATCCTGTGCTCATTGGGAAGCAGCACGGGGTGTTTTTCTTCGTATAATACGATGGCTTTGTCGATTCTCCCTCCAACCCTGATAATCCTCTTGTCATCAATAAACGGGCTCAATGTCTTGAACTCTCCATTCTTCATTCGACTCTTCAACTCCTCTTGGGCATTTCTAATCCATGACATCTCAGCTTTCGTGAACTCTTCGGGCGTGAGAGGTCCTTCTCGTCCGCTGGTTGCGTTTCTCCTGAGGCGTATCTTCTCAGCTAATCGCCTTATCCACGCGGTAACTCGTATCAGCTTTCGCCAACTGGAGAAATTCTTCACATCGATTACATTTCCGACACCTGTGGGCAAGACTGCACTGACGGTATTAACGTGGCGACGCTCCATATCTCCTTGATGCAGTGTAGCTGTTTGGACTGGCCATTGTTCCTCTGGCAGTTTGAGAAATTCTGGGCCGTTCATCCATCTCCCCGTCAGTTGCCTTACATGTAATCCTCGCGACACACCGTCCGCTACGTTTTCTTCACCGGGAATGTGCTTCCATTGACTTGGGTCCCAATTATTCTGGATCTCCCCGACCCTTGCCGAGACAAATGGCTTGAAACTACGGGAAGAACTTTGAATCCATGCGAGTGTGATACTGCTGTCAGTGAAGAATTTGACATCGCCAAATTGAATCGTACACTCTTTCACTATCGTTTTCGCGAGACGGGAGGCGAGAACGGCTGCTTGCAATTCCAGACGTGGAATTGTTAGCTGCTTTAGGGGTGCCACTCTAGACTTAGCTGCGACGAAGTTTACTTCATAGGTGCCTTGTTTCGTTTTCTGACGGATGTACACGCAGGCCCCAAATGCTTCTTGGGATGCGTCTGAGAAGACACACAGTACTGGTGATTCTGGAGTTTCGGGTGGAACCAGGGATCTCTTGAATCCGATCTGGTCAAGCTCCTTCATTTCCTTGAAGAGCTGGATCCACTTTTCTTGTACATCACATGCAAGCTCATTGTCCCAATGAAGACCAATTTGCCACAGCTCTTGCAAGCCTATTTTGGCTCTGATGACGAATGCAGCAGCGAATCCAATGGGGTCGTAGAAGCGGGCAACTTGACTGAGAAGCGTTCTCTTGGTCATCTTTATTCCAAGGTCTACTGAATGACATGTCAGGCGCGGTAAATCCATTGTTTTTCTTAATGCAATTTGGGCCATAGCCGGGGCTGGCTTATCACCAAACGTCAGGACTGTTTTTACGTACACATCGGGTTTTCTGTCCGTTTCCAAATTTCTCCACAGGAACCGATGGACATGTTGATCTTCTTCCGGGATAAGTACTCGGTGATACATTTTTGATATGTCGCCCATCAATGCTACTTCTTTTTCTCTAAACCTCAAGACGACTCCAAAAAGATTGTTTCAACATATCGGGTCCCTTAAGCCAATAATCGTTCAGTGCGTCACCTTGATAGACTGAGGAGGAATTGAAGACGATTCGTACAGGTGTGCTTTTCTTCTCGGGGCGAATCACCGCATGGTGTGGAATATAATGTACCGGGCCTTTGTAATAATCCATTTCTTCTTCAGAcgttttcttgaaaatttcatCTCTTTCATTTCTTCCATCTGTTTGTCGTAAGCCACTCCTTTCTCTGGGTCTTTCTTAAGGCGTCTTTCCGTACTTTCCAACCGTTTCATCGCTAATGACTTATTATCCGGCAACAGCATGGGATTTTTCTTCCAGGGGTACAGTACCTTCCACTGCTTTCCCACCTTTTCACACGACTTTGAAATGATTTCCGCTTCCTCTCTTTCAGCTTGCGTTAGCTTGTCAGCTTCAGAAACACACGGTTTAACCTCTTCTCCCATTGCCTCAGTCTTCCAAAAATCTGACATCTCTACTGGTGCAGCAAATCTTACATGGTGGACACGACCATGCACTTGGGTTTCTCCTGACTGTCCACCGAAAACCACCCATAATAGAGGCGTTTCCCTCGTAACTAACTGTCCAGTTTGCCTGGTCTGTCCAGTGTGCATCTGGGCGTGGTCAATTCCTATTAGTAAGTCTACAGGACCTTTGCCTCTGCGTATCCTTTCGTTCTCCAGTCCAAGAAGGTTGGCGATCGGCTTGAGATGGACTGCTGACACTTCTTCACTTATGCGTGGGATTCCAATTGCTTTGATTGAGAATGTCTCGGTGTTGTCTGGTGATGACACCGGGACTTTGTAAACTTTAGTCCTCATCGTCTCTTCTTCTCCTCCCACTTTCGTAATCGTTACTGCGGTGTCGTTTCCTTTGAGCCCCAGTGCAACtgctgtttcttcgcggattAAGCTGATCTGTGCTCCCGAGTCAAGGGGCGTGTTGCTTTGCTTTTGGAACCCATTTTGACCGTAAATCTTGCACGTTATCACCGGCAAAAGAGTTTCATATGGCTCGGAGAGAGACGCGACGCCAACTTGAACTGCAGTGCTCTTGTGAAGCAACGGGTGATGAAAATGCATGCATTCCCTTCCATTCTCAGTTTTCATACACTTTCGACGTCTTCTACAATTATCAACCCGATGGTCTCTTCCGGCTGTTTTCATACAACTAAAACAAACGTGGTTTTCTTTGACGACGTTGATACGCTGGTCGATATCGAGTGCAGCAAATTTAGGGCAGCTATCTGGCCAATGGGACGAGCTTTTACAGCACCAGCATTTATACCACTTCTGCTTGGGTGTGTCGACTTGAAAGGCACAAACTGATCTGCTAGATCTCAATGGGGCAGTAGCACGCATACGCGATTTCATCTCTACATCCATCCAATTCATCAGTCGCTCTAAAGTTGCTTTTTCTCCTTGACGCTCTAAGTCTCGTGACCATACCTTTCGATCATCCGAACACATTTTCTGCTCAATTATAGATAGCATGTGACTATTGTCCATGTCATTTTGACTTCCGACCTCCTTCAGAATGTTGAAACTTCGTTTAACTAGGTGAACTAAGTCGCTAAATCTTGCATCTTCTCCCGGTTGTAGAGCTCTAAACTTCACTATGTCTTGAGTGATCGTATCGGACACGAACGATGACGTTTTGAGTTCGATGTCCTCAATTAAAGCTAGTCTGGAGTACTCCCAGAAAGAGATTGAGGATCTGAAGCCGCTGGAGGCTAAGTTAGACGAAGCTTACGAAACGGTCGATAAGATTGTCTCAGATATAAAGGCCCAGCAGCTGAAGACTGAATATCTCGAGAACCAGTCTAGACGTAATAACATCAGGGTGAATGGTATCGAGGAATCGGTCAAGGAAACGTGGCAGGATTCCGAGGAGAAGGTCAAGATGGCGGTTCGGGAGAAGCTAGGAATGGATATCACGATTGAGAGGGCACACCGCGTCGAAAAAAGAGGCGGTAAAGCTAAGAAGAAGGGGCCGAGAACCATTGTTTGCAGATTGCGGGACTGGAAACAGAGAGAGGAAGTTCTCCGCAAAGCCCGAAGAGAGAAGCCAGAAGGTTTGTTTATCTCAGAAGACTTAGCATTTGAGACGCTTCAAAAGAGAGAGCCACTGGTCCCTAAACTAAAGGCAGCTAAGGCAGAGGGTAAGATAGCGtattttgttttagataaaCTTATAATCCGAGAACCACGGAACCAGATCAATGTAACTTAGGGGCATCGGTGCTCCCTTTTGCTCATTTAGACGATGATGAACTTCGGCTGGCTTTGTTTGAAATGTCAAATGGTGGCTCGATCCGTTTCGACCCTGACAAGTTAGCAAGTTTAAAGTTCAATCCTTTATTATGCGAATCCTTCAAAAACTTTAGTCTCTGTAAAGACAATGATCCCGAtgctaatttttatttaaattcctCTAACTGTGAATACTACACTGAAGATAGTTTCAATAACATGTTAGCCGAGGAAAAAAATCGTCTTCATGTCAATCAGAATGATCAGAATTCATTTAGTagtaatctttcttttttgcacTTGAATATTAGGagtatcaaaaacaaaatagataaTTTTTCCAACTTCTTGGAAAGATTAAAAATCAAGTTTCCGATTATTGGTATCTCAGAGACTTGGCTTGATGACTCTTTTCATTGTGTCGACATTCCCGGTTACAATTTTTTACATAAACATCGCAATGACCGTTCAGGCGGAGGTGTTGCCTTGTACGTTGCCGactatttgaatttcaaattgcGAGAAGATTTAGCTTTTATTGACAATAAAGGGGCAGAATCGATGTTTATTGAAATCAATAGAACAATTGATAAGAATGTTATTGTTGGAATTGTTTATAGACCGCCcgatcaaaatttaaatgaattcctatgtgatcttgatattgttctcaatagtttttctaaagaaaataaGTCAGTTTTCTTATTGGGCGACTGGAATGTGAATTTAATGAACCATTCCAAACATCAAGCAAcaagtctatttttagacacCTTGTATTCTAAAATGTTTTTCCCTTTGATTTTACGTCCCACAAGGATTACGGCGCACAAAGCGTCTTTGATAGACAATATTTTCACTAACGATCCATTAAGCCACTTAATCAGTGGCCTTTTCGTAAATGATATCTCTGATCACCTTccaatttttgcttttgtgtCTGAAAAATATCGCGTGTCGAATCCTGAAAGGTACATAACTCTTagagttaaaaatgaaaacaatcttAGGCAATTTCAGGCAGAGCTTGAAAGTTTAGATTGGCATGATGTACATCAATCTACAGACTCATCTGAGGCATACAAATTATTTATTGATAAATACACTTCTGCTTACAATGGATCTTTCCCATTGAAAAAAGTTCACATTAGGAAGTCCAGAATTGGTAAACCTTGGCTTACTAAGGGCTTGATGAAATCAATTcggaaaaagaataatttatacaAGCGTTTCCTGAATGATCCAAACCCGCGCATTGAATTTAAATATAAGCAATATAGAAATAAGCTTAATCATTCCCTCCGTATTGCCAAGCGTTTATATTTTGAGAGCAAAATTGAACAACATAAGAATGATATCAAAAGCACTTGGAAGGTGctgaatgaaattttaaatcGTAACAATCGTAGACGCCAATTACCATCGGTTTTTCATCACGATTGTATTGAAATATCGGATCCTAAGGAGATTGCTGATCAATTTTGTAAGTATTTTACTAACATTGGACCTAGCCTTGCCAGCAAAATCCCTAGGTCTCTTAATtccttttcccattttttgcCTGAACGGCTGGTTAATTCCGTTTTCCTAGAGTTAGTAAACGAAGAAGAAATTATAGATATTTGTAGTAGCTTTCGTTCAAGTGCTGCCCCAGGTTTTGATAATATATCAATGGGTACAATCAAAGAGTGTATCAATTGTATCATTAGTCCTTTAACAAGTATTTTCAATCTTTCAATTACTACCGGGGCAGTGCCTGACGAGATGAAGATTGCGCGTGTTATTCCTCTCTACAAATCTGGTGCCCACAATGTATTTACGAATTACAGACCGGTTTCAATTTTACCtgcgttttcgaaaattttagaaaaaattatGTATAAACGCTTACTAGCTTTC
The sequence above is a segment of the Montipora foliosa isolate CH-2021 chromosome 2, ASM3666993v2, whole genome shotgun sequence genome. Coding sequences within it:
- the LOC137986597 gene encoding uncharacterized protein; the protein is MAEEALKATKTDRRTAKGRLTRCGKSLAKLIEATRPEHEVRDGLRKLQLAFDNLVEKHENYSRLIEDDGEFEVQEGWMANCQEDFMSMEMGAKIYLDSFLSQGKAPLKKCDTPIASKTKHNGVAGPGSNGIPSMQIEDDAPIVSSGDDNPINTTSSGNNDVTLNHENTSFVSGNEIHDSIQNNSNATTCACGFKMEKPKMPKFTGNVREYAIFRADFKHAIESRYSKRDAITFLRTCLEDKPLELIKGIGSNYDAAWDYLYAIYGDPRFVSDTITQDIVKFRALQPGEDARFSDLVHLVKRSFNILKEVGSQNDMDNSHMLSIIEQKMCSDDRKVWSRDLERQGEKATLERLMNWMDVEMKSRMRATAPLRSSRSVCAFQVDTPKQKWYKCWCCKSSSHWPDSCPKFAALDIDQRINVVKENHVCFSCMKTAGRDHRVDNCRRRRKCMKTENGRECMHFHHPLLHKSTAVQVGVASLSEPYETLLPVITCKIYGQNGFQKQSNTPLDSGAQISLIREETAVALGLKGNDTAVTITKVGGEEETMRTKVYKVPVSSPDNTETFSIKAIGIPRISEEVSAVHLKPIANLLGLENERIRRGKGPVDLLIGIDHAQMHTGQTRQTGQLVTRETPLLWVVFGGQSGETQVHGRVHHVRFAAPVEMSDFWKTEAMGEEVKPCVSEADKLTQAEREEAEIISKSCEKVGKQWKVLYPWKKNPMLLPDNKSLAMKRLESTERRLKKDPEKGVAYDKQMEEMKEMKFSRKRLKKKWIITKARYIIFHTMR